From Trichoderma atroviride chromosome 1, complete sequence, one genomic window encodes:
- a CDS encoding uncharacterized protein (EggNog:ENOG41) has translation MASLPQKGKDDIASTISKLSISSAKQAAPSKKSKEPVADSWEDEDVSDDEAAEAEQVEEQGQSKDADADAAGTSTPSSLATPAVPPPTPASPLGYESPPRMGLFSQPEPEPEPEPNGDDGIGIRYRQRQRHPGTEAREDGRRGQAADCGRPGHQGAPADGRAEGLSAVCEGAGEEEEGGGQGGGGEEEGGGGQGEDGCKEL, from the exons ATGGCATCACTACcacaaaaaggaaaagacgaCATCGCCTCCACCATTTCAAAACTCAGCATAAGCTCCGCAAAACAAGCAGCGCCGTCTAAAAAGTCCAAAGAGCCCGTCGCCGACTCAtgggaagatgaagatgtatCCGACGACGAAGCAGCGGAAGCAGAACAAGTCGaagaacaaggccaaagcaaagacgccgacgccgacgcaGCAGGaacctcaacaccatcatcactAGCCACTCCCGCCGTCCCTCCACCAACGCCCGCCTCGCCGCTGGGCTACGAATCCCCCCCACGAATGGGCCTCTTTagccagccagagccagagccagagccagagcccaatggcgacgacggcatcgGCATCCGCTacaggcagcggcagcggcaccCCGGCACGGAGGCCCGAGAAGACGGACGCCGTGGCCAGGCGGCTGATTGCGGCAGGCCTGGGCATCAAGGCGCCCCGGCAGACGGAAGAGCAGAGGGCCTATCAGCGGTCTGTGAGggagcaggagaagaagaggagggaggaggccaaggcggaggaggagaggaggagggcggaGGAGGACAAGGCGAAGATGGCTGT AAGGAATTGTGA
- a CDS encoding uncharacterized protein (EggNog:ENOG41~BUSCO:EOG092D4CBH), producing MRYWNIRLGIIRSNTLTRGFASASRKSTTTTPTPTSKSKTLETAQHSDLASFLAHAKRTGLDETSPTFTGTRYEYLVAERLARYGFSLRRVGGASDFGIDLLGDWTIPSTAKSLKVLVQCKAGSGSGVGPHFVRELEGSFVGAPPGWRGSRVLGLLVTEKRTTKGVRDALGRSRSAMAYVCCTGDGGVVKQMQWNHRADEEGLEGIDVALRRGAGEEEDEIVLVRDGIPLPIVE from the coding sequence ATGCGGTATTGGAACATCAGACTCGGCATCATACGCAGCAACACATTGACCCGCGGCTTTGCAAGTGCAAGCCGCAAGTCAACTACAACtacaccaacaccaacatccAAATCAAAGACGCTCGAGACAGCACAGCACTCGGACCTCGCCTCATTCCTCGCCCACGCAAAACGCACCGGCCTCGACGAAACATCCCCCACATTCACCGGAACCCGCTACGAGTACCTCGTGGCCGAGCGTCTCGCCCGCTACGGCTTCTCCCTCAGGCGAGTCGGGGGCGCATCCGACTTTGGCATCGACCTGCTCGGCGACTGGACCATCCCGTCGACGGCGAAATCCCTCAAGGTCCTGGTGCAATGCAAGGCGGGGTCGGGATCCGGGGTAGGGCCGCATTTCGTCCGGGAGCTGGAGGGGTCGTTTGTGGGCGCGCCGCCCGGGTGGCGAGGATCGCGGGTGCTGGGGCTGTTGGTGACGGAGAAGCGGACGACGAAGGGCGTGAGAGATGCCCTTGGGAGGAGCCGGTCGGCGATGGCGTATGTCTGCTGTACGGGGGACGGGGGGGTTGTGAAGCAGATGCAGTGGAATCACCGGGCGGATGAGGAAGGGCTGGAGGGGATTGATGTTGCGCTGAGGAGGGGGGCcggcgaagaggaggatgagattGTTCTTGTGAGGGATGGGATACCGCTGCCGATTGTTGAGtga